The following nucleotide sequence is from Paenibacillus odorifer.
CAAAGCCGATATTGAGCAAATTACCAATCGACATAATGAGTAGTACAGTAATTGTTGGGCGAATACCCGGAAGTGTAATATGCCATACCTGACGAAGTCTGCTGGCACCGTCTACTCGGGCTGCTTCGTACAATTCAGGCCCAATACCTGCGATAGCTGCAAGGTAGATGATGGCATTCCATCCGGTCTCTTTCCAAATATCCGATAAGGTAACGATTCCCCAGAAGAGATGGCCCTGGGCCATAAACTGGATAGGTGCGTCTATGAATCCTATTCCTAACAAGATATCGTTTACAATACCATTTTCACCAGATAACATTTTAGTTACAATCCCTGCTGCAACCACCCATGATACAAAGTGAGGCAAATACGAGACTGTTTGAGCAAATCGTTTAAAGAAACCGAGACGCACTTCATTAAGCAATATTGCAAACGTTATCGGAAAGATAAGGCCTGCGACCAAACCCATTCCACTCATCGCTAGCGTATTACGCAGCGCCAGAAGGAATTGCGAGTCACTGAACAGTGTCTTAAAGTGTTCAAAACCTACCCATTCTTGTTCAAAAAAGCCACGTGCGGGCTTGTACTTTTGAAAAGCCATCGTCCAACCCCATAACGGGAGATAACTGAAGATGAATGCCCAGATCACAAAAGGTATCGACATCATCCATAAGTACTTTTGATTCTTAAAGCTTCTCCAAAACCGTCCTCCTGAAGCAGGCTTTTTGTTGCGTGTTCGGGTATCCGGCGGGATTTGAGAAGTTACTGTGTCCGCTTTCATAAAGCCCCTCCTCTCTATGTCTATATTCTAAATCTCTGTAAGCGATTGCAGTACCCTATAAATTCGACCTAAAATCAGGTGAAAATTAGAGATTTAGAGCCAAAATAAAGCGGATACATCGTTGAAAACACTGAAAATAATCATGAATTTACTGAAAATAAAATCAAGTGAAATTATTTAATTTCATAAATCAATACGATGCTTAATCCCCTGTCTATTTCACACAATTAATACTTCACCCCATAATTAAAAAACGCCCCGAGCTAACGTTCTATAAGTGAACGTGGCCGGAAGCGAAGGCGCGGTCTGAAATGACCTTATTTAAGCAAATTGCACATCTTATTGTGTTAGGCGGACTATAAAGACCTTATTCACTTAAAAAACCACCTTTTGGAGAACATTTGCAGCTAATAACGTACATGGAGTCCGATAAATCGAAATTGGACTCGAAATAGCCCAAATAACGACTCTGGAGTCCGTCATACCCGCGAATGAAGACTGTAATGTGCTCTCAGATGAGGCGTAACAAGTATACCCGTAACCCCTGCCCTGCTCCTCAACGAAAACCTCCGTATGGTTCAATTAAAATTAATTACTTTAATATCTTCTTAGCTAGAAAATATTACCTGATACATCAGTACTTCAACTATTTCAGATACATATTCCTTATATGCACATGCCGAGTCGACATTATCTGTTGTACCTGCAATTTCTTTTCCTGAAGGAGGGTAATAGGAGAGCAATGAAAAACAAAAACATCAAGGTATTATTATTGATTATCGCCGCAGTATTATTGACACTAAATTTATTTCAATTCAATAACAACGTAAGTCATAACAGATTAATGGATAGGTTGGACCTTAATCTGACATCAGAACTCGACGGTCTAAGACTGGAATTAGAACGATCCTCAACACCAAGCATTCTTGCTGTAGAGCAAGCGAGTAAAATTGCTGCCCTTTCGACGTATTCAACATTAGGGTTCGATTATGGATATACCTTGGAAACCAGAATACATGACAAATATGTGCAAAATGAACCTTTTAAAAAGATGGATCAAATTCAAGAGTTACTTCTAGCCCTTCTAAAAGACCCTGCAAATCAAGAATTGCAGCAACGATTAGATTTATTATTAGTGAAGTAGCTTTAATTTAAGAAAAAAAAGCCACAGCTAAAGCTCAGGTTATACCTGAACTGCAACTGTGGCTTTTTGGGCTTCTATTTTAGATGTTTTTGCGAAAAGAACTCGGGGAGAGCCCTACATATTTACGGAACTTGGCGTTGAAGTAATCGGGGTTCATGTACCCTACTTTCTCGGCCACCTCATATACTTTCATGCCTTGTGCTAGGAATTGCTTCGCCTTCTCAATCCGCACTTTGTCAACATACGTATTGAAGTATTCACCGGTAGTGTTCTTGAACATTTTACCTAGATATGCGCTGTTGTAATTAAATAACTCGGATAAGGTCTCAAGCTTAAGATTCTCATTGTAACGGCGGTTGATTAGCTCCGTAATTTTTTTGATCTCATTCCCTTTGCTGCCACTGGACATTTGATCGGCGATCTCCGCCATGAAATTGACGGCCTGCTCTTGCAGGTCTACCAGATAGTGACTATGGTAGAGCTCACCGATCGGCGGGGAATGCTTAGCGGCATTGCTGCGAATCTCTGGATAGACCGGTTCGAGACGGGCCAACACCGTGCTGAGAATCCGCACAAATGTATCTTTGATCTGCTGCTCCTCACTGCCCGCAGCCAGTAGCTCCGCACAGATCGTATCCACTAGCGGTTCAATGGCAGCGCGGCTTCCGGTTTCAACAGCCAGCATTAGGCGGCTCTCCGCATCCTGCCCTTCTTCGGCGTACGCCTCCGCCACTCCAGGAAACAACATACCGGAGAGATCGGCGCTGATTAGAATCCCTTTGCGGTAAAAGAATGCCCGGCGCAGCAGTTCACGCGCCACTTGAAAAGACTGTGCCGCCTCTTCTGGTCCTGCTACAGGGCCTCCCGTTGCTGCGCTGAAGTCGTATCCCTCGCGACAAATTAAGGAAGAAAGCTCTTCCATCAGCCGCTCCTGTTCCTGCTCTCCTGGTAGCGGCTCTTGCAGCAGGAATCCAATATATGGCGGCATCGTGAAAAACATCCGCTCTTCACTGCTGCCAAAATACTGTTCTACCGCGGCCTTAACAGCCCGCTCTCCTTCCTCACTGCCGCCCGCAGGCGCGAGTAGTTCGAGTAGGATCACTTCGACACGGTCTGGTTTAAGACCCAGTGCTGCCGCATGCTTAGCAGGATCATTCACCCCCTCCTCCGCAGTTGAAGGCTGCAGCAATGCACGCATCAGGCTTTCACGATTACGGGCAGGCTCCTCTTCATTCCAGCGGCTAAAGCGATCTTCCTGAGCGATCGTGACTCTGAGTTCCTCCAAATAGTTGATCAGCTCTTCCTCATCCACCGGCTTCAGTAAATAGCCGTCAATGCGGTAAGAAATGGCTCGTTTGGCATACTCAAAGTCCGCATGACCACTTAAAATCAGCACATGGCTGGTCGAGCCTTCTTCACGCAGCTCACCGATTAACTCCAGCCCGTCCATACCAGGCATGCGGATATCCACCACAATCAGTTCCGGATAAAAAATATGATATTTCTCCTGAGCTTGCAAGCCGTTGGCGGCCGTAGCCACCACCGTATACCCCAGCTCTTCCCAAGGGATTAGAGCCCGAAGGCCTTCCCGCAGCTTTGGCTCATCATCAACAATCAATACTTTGATCATAGATTTATGTCCTCCATTGGAATACGAAACGTAATAGATGTTCCTTCATTCATCCGGCTTTCGATATTCAGTCCATATTCAACACCGTAGGATAACTTCAAACGGTCGTGTACATTGCGCAGCCCGATCCGTGCCTCTTCCTGCTCATCACGAACCTCAAGGGTATAACGGATCAGCTCCAGCTTGTCCGGAGTGATCCCGGCTCCATTATCGGTAATGGTAAAGACCGCATGATTCTGCTCACGCTTGATATTCACCGTAACCATTGCTCCATCCATCGTGTTGTCCAGCCCATGAATCACCGCATTTTCCACAAGCGGCTGCACAATCAGCGGCGGGATGTAGAGCGATTCGACGGCAGGGTCTACAATAAATTGATATTTCAAACGATCCTCATAACGGAATTGCTGAATATCCAAATAACAACGAACCACTTCAAGCTCCTGGCTAAGCAAAATTTTACTTCGGCCTACCTCCAGATTACTGCGCATCATTTTGCCAAGAAGACGCACTACCCGTGCAATCTCCACTTGCCCTTTCATATGGGCCTCCATACGAATAGATTCCAGCGCATTGAACAAGAAATGAGGATTGATCTGGCTTGCCAGCATTTTAAAACGGATATCATTCTGTTTCTGTTCCAGCAGACTGTTCTGGTCATTAGATTCCTGTACCTCGAACATCAAATCGTTAATACTCCGCACCATAGAATTGAACTGACGAGCTAGCAGAGCAATCTCATCTTTGCCATCAATTTTTAATGAAGTGTCAAAATCACCCGTACTAACGCGGTTAATATGTCTGCTTAACTGCAATAATCTACGTGAAAATAACGAAGAGAAACTATATATGATTAAAAAGGCCAATAAAACGCTTACGGCAATCACGGTAATCGAAAGCTTAATCACCCGATTAGGTTCTTTGACTATACTATCAATAGAAAAAACAGAAATAATTCGCAGGGCGTTACGGCTGGCTTGTGGTTTAAGTTCTTCTATCACTATTTTGGAGGCTTCACCATCTACTTCTGCCTCATAGCTCCCGCTTCCTTGCCCCAAAAGCTTTGTATCAAAAGAAACATCTGCCAGTTTCTTTCCTGTTCGATCGCTCCGGTTCGCAGCAATGATGTTATCCTGATCATCCACGATCATGGTATCAAATGATTCCTGGCTCAGAATTGAAGTTAGCTGGTGACTGTTTACATTAATAACGAGCACGCCAATTTTACTGGAGCCCTCCAGCTCGATTTTGCGGACAAGGCTTAAATAATTCCGCTGATCACGCTCATCCTCTATATATTCCCAACCGACGAGGCTATCGTACCGCTGTGCTCTCTGATACCACTGGCTCTCCTTAATGGCAGACGAAGGATTGATCAGCTCCCAGTTGTTAAGCAGCGTAGCATTATCAGTGTATAAACGTATGTTGGATATGTCTTTATATAATCTTAGGTATTCACGCATATCAGTGTAATCCCGATAAGCCTCAACCACATCATAAGTGCTTACATACTGGCGTATGGCGAGTTTTTTCAGCCGGGCATCATTGGACAATCGATACGCTATATCTTGCGATACACCGATGACTTCTTCTGTTCTTTTTTTTACCCGATCTACGTTAATTGAAGCTTGCTCCAGTGCGTTCTCAAACGCCATGGTCCTCATCTCAATCGTAAGATAACCACCTACCAGTAATACCGGCAAAAGTGTAGTCAGTAAAAAAGCAAGCAGCAGCTTATTGCGGATTTTGATGTCATTCAGCACCTTAACAAACCATTGAAACATGGCCTTTCGCCCCCCGAAACCTTCACTATCTCATGTACAGGCTGCCACTACCTTGGAGATATTCCATACTTTACAGAAGAAAAATGAAAACGGCAACATTTTTGAATATTGCCGTTCATCACCTCTATAAAGAAGATGGTCTTTAAAAAGGCCTTCCGCCAGATGCGAAAGACCTTTTTTTATATCAGACAGATAGATAAATGGCGCTTTATTGGCGATATGCAGCCAGCTTGTTATTCAATTCGCGGGTCTGGCCGTAAACTTCCTGATAGAGGTTGAATAAACCATCATAGATTGCCGTTTGTTTCGGATCTGGTTTATATACATCAGCAGGACGGATAAACGCTTCTGCACATTCCGCAAGGGATGTGAACCATCCACTTCCATAAGCCGCCAGCATAGCTGCTCCCATTGCCGGACCCTGCTCACTTTCGAGCTTCACGATAGATGCATTGAAAATATCAGCCTGCATTTGCAGCCAAGCCTCATTTTTAGCTCCACCACCAATTGCAATGATCTCTGTAATCTCTTTGCCTGACTCACGTACAATCTCAATGGATTCACGCAGTGAGAAGGTAATGCCTTCTAATACTGCACGTGTAAAATGCGTCAACGTATGCCCTGAATCCATACCAATAAAGCTTCCGCGAATATTCGCATCTGGATGTGGTGTACGTTCTCCTACAATATAAGGAGTGAATAACAGGCCGCCGCTGCCAGCTGGAATAGAGGAAACTCCGCTTAACAGCTCATCAAAGCTTTTGTCTGCCGCAAAGGTTTCTTTAAACCACGTAAGGCTATGACCAGCAGCTAGTGTAACCCCCATAATATAGTAGGCATCTTTTTCACCATGGTTAAAGAAATGGACTTTGCCTTCGAGATTCAAATCTTTATTGCTCTCATAAGAAAGAACTACACCAGATGTACCAATACTGCACATGGTCCGGCCTTCTCCCAATACACCCGCTCCAAGCGCGCCACAAGCATTATCTGCACCACCAGCAAATACCTTCGTTGAAGATAAAAGACCTGATGCTTCAGCAATGTCCGGCAATAAGGTTCCAGTCTGTTCAAAGGATTCTACCAATCTAGGACAAAGAGAAAGCGGAAGTTCAAAAGCCTCTGCGATTTCTGCGCTCCATTCTTTAGAGCCTACATCCAATAGCAACGTTCCGGCAGCATCGGAGTAATCCATTGCATAATCACCCGTCAACCGATAACGCACATAATCTTTTGGCAGCAGGAACTGATGCGCCTGTGATAATACTTCTGGTTCATTCTCTTGAACCCACAGAATCTTAGGCAGTGTAAAACCTTCCAATGCTTTGTTTCTAGCGATATCGATCAACTTCGCTCCAAGCGTCTTCTCAATCTTACGGCATTGTGCAGTAGTACGGGTATCATTCCAAAGAATAGCTGGACGCAGCACTTGCCCTTCTTTATCTACCAGTACCAATCCGTGCATTTGTCCGGAGAAACTTAGACCGTCTACTTGTGACGGGTCTATGCCTGATACTTCAATCAGACGGCGCAGGCTGACCAGCGTACCTTTTACCCAATCCTCAGGATTTTGCTCACTCCAGTTCGGTTGGGGTCTGCTTAGCGGGTAGGACTCGGAATGCTCAAAAGCCACCTTCCCCTGCGGGTCCACTAGAACAGTCTTCACTGCACTAGTCCCCAAATCAACACCTATAACGTATTTCATTTTTGACCTCCTAAAAGTTTTATGGAGCTTAGCTTCTTGATTCTCTTCGCAATAAAACTCGCTTCGTAAGCATCTGCTTAGTTTTATGAGCGTTTACTACGTTGAGTTACTTCGAATAAAACTTACTTCGTAAGCATCCGCTTAGTTTTGGCTACAAAAAGGGGGCTGCCGAAGAATGCTCTCTTCAGCAACCCCCGTTGCATTTGTTCAAACTAGACTCAAAGCTTAAGCTTCAAGCTCCCTGTAAAAACTACTCAGCCAAGATGTATTGGTTAAGGGTAGCTCTCAGGTATTCTTGACGTCCGGATTGGTTAGGACGTGGGTTCTCATTGTTCAAAGCATATTCAGCCAAAGAAGCCAATGTTGCTTTACCTGAAACGATGTCTGCACCAACGCCTTCAGTGAAGCTGCTGTAGCGTTTGTCAACGAAGTCTTCGAATACGCGATCTTCGATCAATTTAGCAGCAACTTTTAAGCCTTTTGCGTAAGTATCCATACCAGCAATGTGTGCCAAGAACAGATCTTCTGGCTCGAAGGAAGGACGACGTACTTTAGCATCGAAGTTAATTCCGCCTTTGCCAAGACCGTCATTCTTCAATACTTCATAAAGAGTAAGTGTTGCATCGTAGATGTTAACTGGGAATTCATCAGTATCCCAACCAAGCAGTGTATCCCCTTGGTTAGCGTCAAGTGATCCAAGCATGCCATTAATACGAGCTACACGAAGTTCATGTTCAAAAGTATGACCTGCAAGCGTAGCGTGGTTAGCTTCAAGGTTCAGCTTGAAGTGCTTGTCGAGCTTGTATTTTTGCAAGAACGAAATTGTTGTTGCTGCATCGAAATCATATTGATGTTTAGTAGGCTCTTTTGGTTTAGGTTCGATCAGGAATTGACCATCAAAACCAATTTCCTTAGCGTAATCTACAGCCATGCTGAACAGACGTGCAATGTTATCTTGTTCAAGACCCATATCTGTATTCAGCAATTCTTCGTAACCTTCACGGCCGCCCCAGAATACATAGTTGCTTGCGCCCAGACGTTTACCAACTTCCAGACCTTTCTTCACTTGTGCTGCTGCATGTGCGAAAACATCAGCGTTAGGTGTAGAACCTGCACCGTGCATATAACGTGGGTTAGTGAACATATTAGCTGTATTCCACAGCAATTTCTTGCCGGAAGTCTTCATGCCTTGTTCAAGGATATCAACGATAGTGTCGATGTTGCTGTAGAACTCACGCAAAGATGCGCCTTCTGGTGCGATATCTACATCATGGAAGCAGAAGTAAGGCAGATCCATCTTGTCCATAAATTCGAATGCTGCTTCAGCGCGAGCTTTAGCTTTATCAAGACCACTCAATTTGTCCCAGCTGCGAATTGCAGTTTCAGCGCCAAACGGATCAGAACCGCCAGCAGTTAATGTATGCCAATAAGCCATTGCAAATTTCAGATGTTCCTCCATAGTTTTGCCGGCTACGACTTCTTTAGGATTGTAGAATTTAAATGCATAAGGGTTGGTGGAACGGCTTCCCTCGTAAGAGATTTTGTTCACTGTCTCAAAATAAGCCATTGTGTAATCCTCCTCATATTGTGCTACGCTAGCAAGCGTTTACAGCATCATCTTAACACATCTTTTTGACTTTGTATATTGGTTAAACAAAGTTTTTTTATAAAATTTCCGCCTCTTTAAGTCTCCCTTGCCTATCCGTTTAATATTCAAAAAATCCAACAAACATAGATTTCCTCTTTTCTGCCGATGTATTGCAATTTCCAGCACATCACTCTAGACTAAGTGGCATACAACAAAAGGGAACTATGCTAAAAAGGATGTGTGATTCGTGAAGGTTACCGGAGATCAGGCGCTGGTCAAAAAAATCAATAAATCGATCGTACTACATACTATTCGAAGGAACTCTCCGCTCTCGCGCGCCAAGGTTTCAGAGATGACCGGACTGAATAAAGCTACCGTATCCAATCTGGTGGCAGAGCTATGCGCTCAAGAATTAGTGACTGAAGTTGGACCAGGTCAATCCAGTGGCGGCCGTAAACCGCTAATGCTGCATTTTAATAGCATGGCTGGCAGCGTAATCGGCATAGAGCTGCGAGTGAAGCAGCTGACAGCCGTCTTATGTGATTTAAGTGGTGGCATTCTTTTCGAAAGCGATTTCTCTCTGGATAATCATGCGCTGCCTTATGTACTGGAACGGATGAAAAAAATAATCTCAGACTTGATTGATAAAGCACCTGAATCCCCATACGGTATCGTCGGCATCGGAGTAGGTGTCCCCGGGATGGTGGATGAGAACGGGGTTGTTCTTTTTGCTCCCAACCTTGGCTGGGAAATGGTCGACCTGCGGGGTATTTTGGAGGGGGAATTCGCGGTTCCAGTTACTATTGATAACGAAGCTAACGCAGGTGCACAAGGTGAACTGAACTTTGGGGCGGCAAAAGATGTTAGACATCTGCTCTACATCAGTGCGGGTTCAGGGATCGGATCCGGTATTATTATTGGCGGCGAGCTGTACAAAGGTGCACGAGGATATGCCGGCGAGACCGGACATATGACGATTGAAGCAAAAGGCAAGCCGTGCAGTTGTGGGAGTCGTGGCTGTTGGGAGCTATATGCCTCGGAGAAAACCTATGACCATTCCGAGTTCTCCCTCCCTGCTCATACTACACAAGAACTGGTCCGTTATGCAGCCGCTGGACAAGAAGACGCCTTGCGCCACTTCTCATCTATGGGTGAATATCTCGGCATCGGAGTAACGAATCTAATCAATAGCTTTAATCCAGAGCTGATTGTCATCGGTGGAGCTTTATCCGAAGCAGAAGCCTGGTTAGGGGAGCCTCTTCGCGGGGTTGTCGCGGAGCGTACGCTTCCTTATCATAAGCAGCAGCTCGAGATTACCTTCTCTAAGCTGGGCAGCCGGGGCACGATGATAGGCGCGGGGTTCTCTGCGGTTATGCATTTTCTAGGCGATATTCGGGTCACCGTTTAATGTAGTCTAATGGACAACGATTTTGCGGGACAGTTTCACGAGTGAAATTCATAAGCGGATAGAATTGACGTAAAATTGCCGCATTTAGGTGGATCAAAAGTGCAGTAAAAGCAACTTAAATCCTATATAATAAAGGATAAGTTAGTGTGACATTTATCACTACAACCCCTTTTTTGAAATGGAGAGCGAGTCCATGACCTATGTTGATACGTCTGATATCTCGGCACAGATGTTCATCACTGTGTTGCTTTTTCTGCTCATTATTGCCCCTTTGATCAGTCTCGGTGTGCTCCGTTTTTTTCAAGCCAAAAAGAAATCAGGATTCATTCTGATCGGCAGCGGTGTTGCTGTATACGTCCTATTTCAGATCATTACCTCTTTCACTCAAGCTTAAATTGAACTTTGCGATTTACATCATAAAAAATAGCCTGCGCATATAAGCGTCAGGCTATTTTTGTATACCTAGACCACAAAAAGGTCACCTCCAAAATGGAAGCGACCTTTTGAATTTCTTCGCAGAAATCTTATTTAATTAACAGTCGCCAATGCTTTGTCGAACTGAGTTTTGTTCATCCCCACGATTTTGTACTCACCAATTACAGTTACAGGAACAGCTCTCATTCCCATATCCCAAACCTGCTGTGCGTAATCATCATTCTGCTCGATGTTACGTTCTTCATAGGCTACGCCTTTTTCGCTCAAAAAGCTCTTCACCTGACGGCAATGTGGACAATTTGTTGAAGTATATACAATTACATTTTCCATCATTAGACCTCCTATGGAAGATTACAGTTATGTTATTTATTGTAGCACTGGGAGTTTTCTATACCAAATTACAGAATGACCGCGCTATGTTCCAGACTTTCAATGTATTTCTCAGCATCCATAGCTGCCATACATCCACTGCCTGCTGCCGTAATCGCTTGTCTATAACGGGTATCCTGCACATCACCACAAGCGAATACGCCTGGGATATTAGTTTCAGAAGTACCGGGATTAGTCATGATATAACCTTCAGCATTAGTTGTGATTTGTCCACCCAAGAATGCAGTGTTAGGATGGTGGCCAATTGCCACAAACACTCCGCTTGCTTCAATGATTTCTTCTTGTCCTGTCTCATTGTTCAGCACTTTTAGTCCACTCACGCCTTTATCTCCAGAAGTTACTTCCAGAGGAGTACGATTCAGGCTCCAAGCTACTTTAACATTATCGCGAACGCGATCCTGCATGATCTTGGAAGCACGTAGTTCTTCACGACGGTGTACCAAAGTTACTTTGGAGGCAAAACGAGTCAAGAAACCCGCTTCCTCAAGCGCAGAATCACCACCGCCAACAACCACGATCTCTTTATTACGGAAGAAGAATCCATCACAGGTAGCACAGGTGCTCACACCGCGTCCCACATTATCCTGTTCGCCTGGGATACCGAGGTATTTTGCCGTAGCGCCAGTGGAAATGATCAAGGTATCCGTCGTAAGAACACCCAACCCTTCAACATTAAGCTTAAAAGGACGTTCTCCAAGTTCTACGCTGTTCACCCAACCCGTACGGAATTCCGCACCAAAACGTTCAGCTTGTTTACGCATATTATCCATTAAGTCTGGACCCATAATCCCATCAGGAAATCCCGGGAAATTCTCCACTTCTGTAGTGGTGGTCAATTGTCCGCCAGGTTGGGGTCCTTCGATTACTAGTGGGTTCAAATTGGCACGAGCCAAGTAGATAGCAGCAGTCAACCCCGCCGGTCCGGTTCCAACAATTATTGATTTATACATATCTATATCCTCCTTGAATTAGACGGCAGTGACGTCGCTTCTTATTTAAAATAATTATAATGTAGTCTTAATTATGCTAACTGAAAGCAAAAATGTCAATAAGCCAGACTCCCTCAGGAAAAAATCATTTGTGAACAATTTAATTTTTGGCAATAAATAATGCGCAATAACATCACTGACCTCTTACCGCAACAATCGCAGCCCATTAAGAATAACTAATATCGTACTGCCTTCATGACCGATCACGCCAAAAGGAAGGGCGATGCCCTGCACAAAGTTACTGATCATCAGAACCGCGATTACTGTTACAGCAAAAATCATATTTTGCTTCACAATACGCTGTGAACGCCGTGCCAATGAAATGGTCGAGGCGATCTCTTCAATATTATCATTCATAAGCACTACATCGGCTATCTCAAGCGCTGCACCACTGCCTTTCATGCCCATACCCATGCCAACAGTCGCTGTAGCCAGAGCAGGCGCATCATTCACACCGTCACCCACCATCACAACATTACCGTGCTTTTCACGAAGCGCCTTAATATGCTTTACTTTATCCTCTGGTAAAAGGTCGGCAAATACTAAATCTACTCCGGTTGAAGCCGCAATAACTTTTGCTGTAGCTTCCCGGTCACCCGTAAGCATAGCCACTTTAATCCCCAGCTCCTGCAGCTTCCGCACTGCAGCTTCTGCTTGTGGGCGAACTGTATCCTGCAATGCAATCATACCTGCAATATGCTCACCGTCCAAAATAATGGAGACAGTCTTCCCCTCTTCCGCCAACTGCTGCCGTTTAGTTCTCCAGAATGCTAGCTCAGAATCCATCGCAGACGAAGTCAGCTCATCCAGTAAATTGGACTTACCAATTTTCCAGAGATGCCCGTCAACTTGACCTTCAATTCCCCAGCCAGTGATGGTTTTACTTTCCTGCACACCTCGCAGCTCCAGATATTCTTCCTCAGCTTTACGCACAATGGCTTCCGCCAATGGATGGCGGGACATATGCTCAATGGATGCGCTAATCGCCAGTAATTCTTCCCGGTTGTAGCCTTCAGCTGCAATAAAGTCTGTCACCTGCGGAGTTCCCTCTGTAAGGGTCCCTGTCTTATCAAAAGCTACAACAGAGGTCCGGGCCATATTTTCGAGGTGGACCCCGCCTTTAAATAAAATCCCTTTTCGCGCACTTTTGGAAATAGCCGACAGCATCGCAGGCATAATCGATGAGACCAACGCACAAGGCGAGGCTACTACAAGAAAAACCATCGCTTTATAAAAGGTTGCGCTCCAGCTCCAGTCCAGCAAAAAGGGTGGAAGGAAAATAAGAGCCACAGTCGAGGCGAGAACTACCCGTGCATAGATGGCTTCCAGTCTTTTAATGAATCGCTGTGAATTTGGAACATCCGTCTCTGCTTCTTCTACCATCTTAATGATCTTGGAAAAAAGTGTGTTCTCTGCTGATTTCGTTACTTCAATATAAAGAGGACCTTCTCCATTGACCGTACCTGCGAATACTTCGCTGCCGGCACATTTTTCAACAGGCACTGACTCTCCTGTAATGGAAGCCTGATCTAC
It contains:
- a CDS encoding ABC transporter permease, with translation MKADTVTSQIPPDTRTRNKKPASGGRFWRSFKNQKYLWMMSIPFVIWAFIFSYLPLWGWTMAFQKYKPARGFFEQEWVGFEHFKTLFSDSQFLLALRNTLAMSGMGLVAGLIFPITFAILLNEVRLGFFKRFAQTVSYLPHFVSWVVAAGIVTKMLSGENGIVNDILLGIGFIDAPIQFMAQGHLFWGIVTLSDIWKETGWNAIIYLAAIAGIGPELYEAARVDGASRLRQVWHITLPGIRPTITVLLIMSIGNLLNIGFEKQFLLGNNLVTDYSQVLDLYSLKYGLGMARYSYGTAINIFNSVISVILLFTINGIFKRTTKESLL
- the xylA gene encoding xylose isomerase produces the protein MAYFETVNKISYEGSRSTNPYAFKFYNPKEVVAGKTMEEHLKFAMAYWHTLTAGGSDPFGAETAIRSWDKLSGLDKAKARAEAAFEFMDKMDLPYFCFHDVDIAPEGASLREFYSNIDTIVDILEQGMKTSGKKLLWNTANMFTNPRYMHGAGSTPNADVFAHAAAQVKKGLEVGKRLGASNYVFWGGREGYEELLNTDMGLEQDNIARLFSMAVDYAKEIGFDGQFLIEPKPKEPTKHQYDFDAATTISFLQKYKLDKHFKLNLEANHATLAGHTFEHELRVARINGMLGSLDANQGDTLLGWDTDEFPVNIYDATLTLYEVLKNDGLGKGGINFDAKVRRPSFEPEDLFLAHIAGMDTYAKGLKVAAKLIEDRVFEDFVDKRYSSFTEGVGADIVSGKATLASLAEYALNNENPRPNQSGRQEYLRATLNQYILAE
- a CDS encoding sensor histidine kinase — translated: MFQWFVKVLNDIKIRNKLLLAFLLTTLLPVLLVGGYLTIEMRTMAFENALEQASINVDRVKKRTEEVIGVSQDIAYRLSNDARLKKLAIRQYVSTYDVVEAYRDYTDMREYLRLYKDISNIRLYTDNATLLNNWELINPSSAIKESQWYQRAQRYDSLVGWEYIEDERDQRNYLSLVRKIELEGSSKIGVLVINVNSHQLTSILSQESFDTMIVDDQDNIIAANRSDRTGKKLADVSFDTKLLGQGSGSYEAEVDGEASKIVIEELKPQASRNALRIISVFSIDSIVKEPNRVIKLSITVIAVSVLLAFLIIYSFSSLFSRRLLQLSRHINRVSTGDFDTSLKIDGKDEIALLARQFNSMVRSINDLMFEVQESNDQNSLLEQKQNDIRFKMLASQINPHFLFNALESIRMEAHMKGQVEIARVVRLLGKMMRSNLEVGRSKILLSQELEVVRCYLDIQQFRYEDRLKYQFIVDPAVESLYIPPLIVQPLVENAVIHGLDNTMDGAMVTVNIKREQNHAVFTITDNGAGITPDKLELIRYTLEVRDEQEEARIGLRNVHDRLKLSYGVEYGLNIESRMNEGTSITFRIPMEDINL
- a CDS encoding response regulator transcription factor, with amino-acid sequence MIKVLIVDDEPKLREGLRALIPWEELGYTVVATAANGLQAQEKYHIFYPELIVVDIRMPGMDGLELIGELREEGSTSHVLILSGHADFEYAKRAISYRIDGYLLKPVDEEELINYLEELRVTIAQEDRFSRWNEEEPARNRESLMRALLQPSTAEEGVNDPAKHAAALGLKPDRVEVILLELLAPAGGSEEGERAVKAAVEQYFGSSEERMFFTMPPYIGFLLQEPLPGEQEQERLMEELSSLICREGYDFSAATGGPVAGPEEAAQSFQVARELLRRAFFYRKGILISADLSGMLFPGVAEAYAEEGQDAESRLMLAVETGSRAAIEPLVDTICAELLAAGSEEQQIKDTFVRILSTVLARLEPVYPEIRSNAAKHSPPIGELYHSHYLVDLQEQAVNFMAEIADQMSSGSKGNEIKKITELINRRYNENLKLETLSELFNYNSAYLGKMFKNTTGEYFNTYVDKVRIEKAKQFLAQGMKVYEVAEKVGYMNPDYFNAKFRKYVGLSPSSFRKNI
- the xylB gene encoding xylulokinase → MKYVIGVDLGTSAVKTVLVDPQGKVAFEHSESYPLSRPQPNWSEQNPEDWVKGTLVSLRRLIEVSGIDPSQVDGLSFSGQMHGLVLVDKEGQVLRPAILWNDTRTTAQCRKIEKTLGAKLIDIARNKALEGFTLPKILWVQENEPEVLSQAHQFLLPKDYVRYRLTGDYAMDYSDAAGTLLLDVGSKEWSAEIAEAFELPLSLCPRLVESFEQTGTLLPDIAEASGLLSSTKVFAGGADNACGALGAGVLGEGRTMCSIGTSGVVLSYESNKDLNLEGKVHFFNHGEKDAYYIMGVTLAAGHSLTWFKETFAADKSFDELLSGVSSIPAGSGGLLFTPYIVGERTPHPDANIRGSFIGMDSGHTLTHFTRAVLEGITFSLRESIEIVRESGKEITEIIAIGGGAKNEAWLQMQADIFNASIVKLESEQGPAMGAAMLAAYGSGWFTSLAECAEAFIRPADVYKPDPKQTAIYDGLFNLYQEVYGQTRELNNKLAAYRQ